The Streptomyces sp. NBC_00775 genome includes the window CTTACCTACGCCGGACGAATCGAAGGAGCTACTTTCCTTCTCTTGGCTCTGGTGGAAGTGATTGCCGCAACAGCCACCCTCGACTATTGGCGCAAGCGGCGAATAAATTACTCCGGGGCAATAATTCTGTTCGGGGTCTCGGCCGCCCTTGGCGTCAGCTTGTTGCTACTTATGCTGCAGATCAGCGGCCGGGTGTACAGTCCTTGGTTGCTGCTTTGGGTAGCTCTCGTGCTCTGGTCTTCATGGGCTCTGTGGATACTCGTCCGCGACCGGGCGTACAAGGGGCTTCTCCATCCTAGGCGAATCGCGATCGGGGCAATTGTCTCCGTCCTCCTCGGGCTCAGCAACTTGGCATATTCACAGGTCTATGTTCCCTATGTGAGGTCTCCGCTGGTGGAGAGTGCAGCTGAATTCAGGGCACCAAGTTTGAACGGGGAAGGGACGAAGATGTACCTGCCGGTTCATCTGTACGTAAGGAATTCTGGCCAGATTCCGGTCTACCTTCTCGGCAGCATCTACTGGATCGAGGGCAGGTCCGCGAGCAATTTGAAATACAAGTTGATCGACTCTCGTGAGTTCGTCACGCCGGCGGGGCGAGTGTTGAATCCGGGGGAAGAATTTACGCAGGATGTGGTTGTTAAGATCGAGAAGCCTGACAAGTCCAACTATGACGCGGTCAGCGCCCAGGCCGAGGTGTACATGGTCAGGAAAGACAGAATGACAATGACTGCTGATTATGCGCGTTCCAGGAAGGAGGTCAAGATCCTCAGGGAGAAAGGTAAAGATCAAGATCCTCCGGGTCCCTCCGACCCCTACTTCAGATATCAATCTGAGATCTCGAACAGCAGTGAGATTCTCAATGTGACTCGAGGTCGGCAACGTGTAACACTGTGGTGGGTGCGTCGTGCTGGCTGGCCATACATCTATGTGGATGTGGCGCCGCCGGGTGAAAGGAAAACCTTTGACTCGCATAAGCTCGCCACGAACCAAGATTCTATTGAACGGTACGGTCTCGCAGAGGTGCGTGGCTCAATGGCACAGATGCCCTTCGCGGAACTCCTGGAGAAGGCTCAGGACGCGCGCCCCGCCCAGTGATTCGTATACCCGAACCGCAGCCCACGTCACCGAAGCCGCTCAGTCGGCCTCCGGCAGCCGTACCGTCGCCACCGCCCCGCCGCCCTCCGCGTCAAGGCCAACGCCAAACCGAACTCCACGATGCCTTCGTCTCATTGGCCTGCGGCCTCATCTGCTGGAGGCGGCTGAAGGTACACGATCATGATCGTGTAGCAACGGACGACCAGCCGTCCGTTGCCGCCGCCTGGCAGGCGGCGGCGTGCATGAAGGAGAGGTAAAAGCGACGGCCTGATCCTGAGCACCACCAGCCAGGAGTACTTCTTCGCCTCCCATCAGGTGTCCTGTACTCCAGCGATACGCAACACCGTCCCACCCCCGGCCGCCACGCCCCCCCCGGCTTTGGCGGCCTTGGCTCCACCCCCACCAGCTCCCCCCAGAGGCAGGTCCAGATTTCTTCAGGGGCAAGTAGCTAAGGGCGGTCCGGGCCCAGGGCGTCGCGGACGGCGGCCATGATGGCCTCGGTATCGGCACCCAGCGCGCGGGCGGAAGAGGTGAAATCGCGTGCAAGGATGGCGAGTTGGGAGGCGTATGGGCGGGTCGGGCCAGCTGGGGGTGCCGCGACCCGGGAGCCCGCCCCGCGGCGGGTGCGGATCAGCTCGGCGGTCTCCAGCTCGCGGTAGGCGCGGGCCACGGTGCCTGGTGCGAGGCCGAGGTCCGTGGCCAGCTGGCGCACGGTCGGCAGCCGGTCACCCTCGGCCAGCCGGCCGGTGACGATCAGCGCGCCGAGTTGCGCACGGATCTGCGCGTACGGCGGTACCTGGCTGGCAGTATCGACGCGGATGACGGGCTCATTCATCGTCGGGGGACCCCTTCGCCGCATCGTCGTCGACGGCCCGGGGGGCCACCACGGTGATCAGGGACCAGGCGACGGTGAACAGGTTCAGCAGGGCCAAAGGGTAGAACACCCAGAAGGTGAGCGCGCCCATCGCACCGGCGCAGCCCGTCTCCGTGAGCGAGACGGAGATCATCAGCACGGCGTACAGCTGCTGGCTCGACACCAGCAGGCCCCAGGCCCCGGTGACGGCCCACGCGCGGTTGCGACGCTGCTGCTCCCCGCCCGGTCCGTGGGCGATGCGGCGCAGGGCCCACACGCAGGTTGGGGTAGCTACGGCGAGGGCGCCGAACGTCGGGAGGCTGTAGTGCATGCCTGGCCAGGGGCCCAGGGATGCCGGCATCCCGTTGCAGGTGACGGCGATGACCTTACCCGTGCTGAAAATACGGTCGGGGTCGACGGAGGCCGTGGCGGCCGTGATGGCCAGCAGCACGGCAAGCGAGACCCCCTGAAGGGCAATCAGGGGGCCCATGCGGGGTGGCACATGGTCTCTGACCAGGCGCGGGGCGAGACTCGCGGTGCGTACCGCGTCCTGAGGGAGCAGGGTCAGCGCGTCGGCAAGAAGGACGCCTGCCACCGCGCACAGGCCGAAGGCCGTGATGCAGAACACGACGCGCTGCTCGAACTCGACGTGCCCCAGTGTGGACAGCGCCTGTGCGGCCACGATGCCGATGGCCAGGCCGGACCAGCGGGCGTAGTAGTTGGCATGATCGAGGAAGCGGCGCTGGAACGGGGCGGTGTCGAGCATAGGGAGATCCCCCAGATCATCTTGTACCAAGCAGCTAGCACAAGATGCCCTAGTTGGAATCTTGTGTCAAACATCCGATACAAGGCGATGCAGGGGAGGTGGATTCTGGCGCGGGACAGCCCTTAGAGCTCGTAGCACGATCATGATCGGTGTTCCTTCAGTCGCCTCCAGCAGATGAGGCCACAGGCCAATGAGACGAAGGCGTCGTGGAGTTCGGTTCGGCGAGCAGGATGCGGTGCAACTGGACGAAGACGCCGACCTGTTGCTCTTACGCAGGCAAGGAGCAGCGGGACACCACGGTGGCGCCGGACCGGCATGCCCGAAACCGGCGGGCGGCCCAGGGGCGGGGCATGAGAGGGTGCGGTTCGATCCGGCACAGGGGGAAGCATGGGGCTGATCTACAGCTACGACATCTATCTGCGGCCCCGGAACGTCGCCAGGGCGTTGGCCAATCTGGCCGAGTTGGCGCCACCGGCCCGTGCTGTGCCGCCGCTTGAGATCACCCTTCCCGGCGGTGAGCGGCTCGTCCTCCCGTTCACGTCCCACTTCACGAGCGAGCCGGTCGACTGCTCCACGAGCAGCACACTCGCGCTCGACACGTCCCTCATGTTCGACGTCGATGACGCGCTGCGCGAGTACGCGAGGACGGACGGCCCTGAACCCGGGGCGGACGGGCGCATCCAGATCGGATACATCTACGCGACGGTCCGGTTCGAATCCTTCCTGCACCCTGGCTACACGTCGGTGGAATGCTGCGCAGCGACGTCGGGGATGAGCCGCTTGTTCGCGCGGTCGCCCAACATCAGGAAGGTATTCACCGACCTCGCCGCCACCAGCGGCGGAGTGTGCTGCCTGTTCGACACCGGCGACGGCGGCCCCGAGCAAGTGTGCTGGCTCAACGGTGAAACCACCCAGGAGATGGTCTCCGGTCCCCGCTTTCCAGATCGGCGAGCACTCGTGGCGACTTGGTCCGACCCCGAGAGGTGAGCACCGGTGCCCCATCTCTGGGGTCACAAGATCGTGTCACGAGTTCCAAGGTTGTCCCGGAACTGATCTTTGATGAGGTGCGGGCGAGGTCGACCTGGATACAACTCGCGCCACCCGTCGCTCCACGCGTCTCCAGCACGGGAACCCAGGGCCCCGGTGATGCGGACGCGACCCGCAGCGACGTCATCTCAGCCCGTCCACTTGACCACCGGCTCGGGACGTGAATCGCCTACGGCCGTACGTCACCCACGACCGTGAGCGACCGAGCGACCCGGAACCCCACGTCGTCCACCCGGAACGTCGGATGGCTGCGGCGGCGCGCGGACGCCCGGCAGCTCCAGTGTTCGTCGAACCAGCCGCCGCCGCGCAGTACCCGGTAGCTGCCGTAGACCTCGGGGTCGTAGACGTCCCAGCACCAGTCCCAGACGTTGCCGAGCATGTCGTGGAGGCCCCACGGGTTGGGCCGCTTGCCGCCCACGTCGTGGATCCGCTCGTCGGAGTTGCCGTGGTACCAGGCGATCTCGTCGAGGGGCCCGTAGTGCGGTCCGGCGGTGCCGGCGCGGCAGGCGTGCTCCCACTCGGCCTCGGTCGGCAGCCGGTATCCGTCGGCGGCCCTGTCCCACTCGACCGACTCACCCCGCTCGGTGCCTTCGTCATCGTCACCGCCCTCGCCATGGAGGCGGTACGCGGGCACGAAACCGTCCCGCTCGGAGAGGGCGTTGCAGAACCGGACCGCGTCCCACCACGACACGCTCTCCACGGGCAGCCGGTCCCCGTGGGTGGCGCTCGGCCGCCGGCCCGTGACCTGCGCATACAGCGCCTGAGTGACTGGGGACGCCGCCAGCTCGTAGGGCGCGACCTCGACCGCCCAACTTCGTTGCGTACGACGGTCCGACAGCGTTACCTGCCCCGGCGGGACGGCGACCATTGCTGGCCGCCCCGAGGGGATCGCGGTCGTCTCGTTCCCGGCGTTCCCCGCGTTCTCAGCGATTCCGGCGTTTCCAGCGTTCGAGCCCATGGGCAGGCGATCCTATCCGCACCACCCGCCCATGGGCCGACGCACACCGTCAGGCCGCCCGGCGGATCAGCTCACCGACACCGCCGACCAAGCTGCCGCCACCGCGTTGTACTCCGTACTCCCCGCGCCGTACAGATCCTTCGCGGCGTTGAGGGTTGCCGTACGGGCGGACGCGTAGTTCGTCGAGGACGTCATGTAGACCGTCAGCGCCCGGTACCAGATCTTGCCGAGCTTGTCCCGGCCGATGCCTGTCACCGTTGCGCCGTTGCAGGTGGGGGAGTTGTAGCTGACCCCATTGATCGTCTTCGCGCCGCTGCCCTCCGCCAGCAAGTACGCGAAGTGGTTCGCGACGCCCGACGAATAGTGCACGTCCAGGTTCCCCACCGAACTGCTCCAGCAGTCCGCCGAGTTGCCGTCCTTCGACGGCTTGTCCATGAACCTGAGTGCCGCCTTGCCGAAGCCGGAGCGGACGATCTTCTCGCCGATCAGGTAGTCGCCCACGTCGGACGAGCTGTTGGCGTACCACTCCACGAGGGTGCCGAAGATGTCGGACGTCGCC containing:
- a CDS encoding GntR family transcriptional regulator — encoded protein: MNEPVIRVDTASQVPPYAQIRAQLGALIVTGRLAEGDRLPTVRQLATDLGLAPGTVARAYRELETAELIRTRRGAGSRVAAPPAGPTRPYASQLAILARDFTSSARALGADTEAIMAAVRDALGPDRP
- a CDS encoding formylglycine-generating enzyme family protein — encoded protein: MVAVPPGQVTLSDRRTQRSWAVEVAPYELAASPVTQALYAQVTGRRPSATHGDRLPVESVSWWDAVRFCNALSERDGFVPAYRLHGEGGDDDEGTERGESVEWDRAADGYRLPTEAEWEHACRAGTAGPHYGPLDEIAWYHGNSDERIHDVGGKRPNPWGLHDMLGNVWDWCWDVYDPEVYGSYRVLRGGGWFDEHWSCRASARRRSHPTFRVDDVGFRVARSLTVVGDVRP